In the genome of Pleurocapsa minor HA4230-MV1, one region contains:
- a CDS encoding site-2 protease family protein has translation MKLWLVLILLSPIAYLIVDRSIKHKTTTPVWLCWLVIMMPSFIWTAWTYIFGESQPLPFLVYLVPLIVCPVLYGWLVQRGKIEDMSNKNKTSADPQEQKTPIMEEVLPTIPPRPINSQEETTLRNCFPWNIYYLQNIDYRPQAIFCRGTLKTIPDKAYDEIKDNVEQAFGDRFFLIFQESFKGKPFFALVPNPEAKASEQGMVQNDVRLGFALLLFLITLLTTTVAGVTIDGSSAEDIWSNPQSLVRGLSYSLPLLLIIAIQKFSHYFMALHYKIRTTLPYFIPFPFLLDSFSLGTLGAILQRRSPMPNRKALFDTAIISCLSSLVVIVPVLLWGLSLSEVVPLKESSAFDIQAQDPRLSFLLSLLAKLALGSALIPEMGIRLHPLAMAGCVGLFITAINLMPIGQLDGGHIMHAVFGQKMAIAVGQIARILALLFALIHPYFWVWTIIMWLIPLVDQPALNDVTELDNKRDLLGLFALALLIVIILPLPSAIGNWLNI, from the coding sequence ATGAAACTCTGGTTAGTTTTAATTCTTTTAAGCCCCATCGCCTACTTGATAGTCGATCGCAGCATCAAGCATAAAACCACTACTCCTGTTTGGTTATGTTGGTTGGTAATTATGATGCCATCCTTTATTTGGACTGCTTGGACTTATATTTTTGGTGAATCACAGCCTTTGCCTTTTCTAGTTTACCTGGTGCCTTTGATTGTCTGTCCTGTGCTATATGGTTGGTTAGTTCAGCGAGGCAAGATCGAGGATATGAGTAATAAAAATAAAACATCAGCCGATCCTCAAGAGCAAAAAACCCCGATCATGGAAGAAGTGTTGCCGACAATCCCACCCCGTCCAATTAATAGTCAGGAAGAAACAACTTTACGTAACTGTTTTCCCTGGAATATTTATTATCTCCAAAACATCGATTATCGCCCCCAAGCAATCTTTTGTCGTGGCACCCTCAAAACTATTCCCGACAAAGCCTACGACGAGATTAAAGACAATGTTGAGCAGGCTTTTGGCGATCGCTTTTTCCTGATTTTTCAAGAAAGCTTTAAAGGTAAGCCCTTTTTTGCCCTAGTTCCCAATCCTGAAGCCAAAGCGAGCGAACAAGGAATGGTGCAGAATGATGTACGCCTGGGATTTGCCCTGTTGCTATTTTTGATCACTTTGTTAACAACTACAGTTGCGGGGGTCACAATTGATGGTTCATCCGCTGAAGATATTTGGTCGAATCCTCAATCTTTAGTTCGGGGACTGAGCTATAGTTTACCTTTGCTGTTAATTATTGCCATTCAAAAGTTTAGCCACTATTTTATGGCGCTTCACTATAAAATTCGCACAACTCTGCCCTATTTTATTCCGTTTCCCTTTTTACTAGATAGCTTTTCTTTAGGCACTTTAGGGGCAATTTTGCAAAGGCGATCGCCGATGCCTAATCGTAAAGCTCTATTTGATACGGCAATTATAAGTTGTTTATCAAGTCTAGTGGTAATTGTTCCTGTATTGCTCTGGGGATTATCCCTCTCAGAAGTTGTTCCCCTCAAAGAATCATCGGCGTTTGATATTCAGGCTCAAGATCCGCGCCTCTCCTTTTTGCTCAGCCTGTTGGCAAAACTAGCTTTGGGTTCAGCTTTAATACCCGAAATGGGTATTCGGCTACATCCTTTAGCAATGGCGGGATGTGTCGGTTTATTTATTACCGCTATCAATTTGATGCCGATTGGACAGTTAGATGGAGGTCATATTATGCACGCGGTTTTTGGTCAAAAGATGGCGATCGCCGTTGGTCAAATTGCGCGTATCCTCGCCTTACTTTTTGCTCTAATTCATCCTTATTTTTGGGTTTGGACAATTATCATGTGGCTAATTCCCCTAGTCGATCAACCTGCCTTAAATGATGTAACTGAACTAGACAATAAACGCGATTTACTGGGCTTATTTGCTTTAGCTTTATTGATTGTCATTATCTTGCCTCTTCCTAGTGCGATCGGCAATTGGCTTAATATCTAG